CGCCTCACCCGAGCACTGGTCGACGCCGACACCGGAGTCACCGGTGAGACCTCGACGACGGCGTACGAGCCGACATCAAGGATGAGGGAGTTCGTCCAGCAACGCGACCAGACCTGCCGGTTCCCGATGTGCACCAGGACCGCCACCAGGTGCGACATCGACCACGTCATCGAATGGCCGCAGGGACCGACTGCCGTTCAGAACCTCGCCGCGCTCTGTCGTCACCATCATGACGCGAAGACGAAGGAGCACTGGGACTACGAGATGAGCGACGACGGAGTCTGTACCTGGACCTCCCGCACCGGCCGCACATACGTCACCTACCCCGACTCCGTGCACGACGCTTCATGAATCAGTCCCGGGTGGCCGGGTAGCCGTTCACGGTCACCGGGTTTCGGCGCATGCGCCCTCCTTCGTCGGGTGCATGGCTCAACCAGCGATTCGCGACAACGCAGTACAAGCCTTCGTCGGACACCTGGCTCAACCAGCGGCGAAGCCACAGCTCAGTACAAGCCTTCGTCGGACACCTGGCTCAACCAGCGGTTCGAGGACGGCTCGGTACGAGCGTTCCTTGTCCATGAGATTCGATCAGCGGGCGCGGTGACCATGCGGTCACCAGGCGTCCACCCCTCGAACATCGGTTCGGTGACTGGTCCGTACGGGTGAGGCGCCGGGTACTGTGCGCTCGTGCACCAAGAACGAATCACCGACTCGACCGACGCCCACCTGGACGTCTGGTCCGCCATGTTCAGCGACGACGACGGGCGTGATCGAGAGACCGAAGGGGTCCTCAACCGAGTCGTGCGCCTGAAGAACGAGTCGGATCGCCGGTTGCGCGAGGTGCTCCAGAACGACCCGCTCTCACTGGATGAGTACATGACGCTGCACGTGCTGGTCGGTGGTCAGACCAAGGGGCGTCCGCGCTCCACCCCAGCCCAACTGGCCGATCTGGCCGGCGTGAGCCGCGCGGGCATGACCGGGCGTCTGGACAAGCTGGAGCGTTCCGGTCTGGTCACCCGCACCCCCGACACCGATGATCGCCGCAGTGTCATCGTCGAGATCACCGCCAAGGGCCGCGAGGCCTGGGAGCGCATCGCCAACCGCTGGTCCGGTGAAGATGTCCGGATGCTCGAGGGCCTGTCGGTCGAGGAACTGCGGGAACTGAACGCACTGCTGCGCAAGGCGTTCCACACCATCGAGAGCCGGCGCGACAGCTGACGTCCGCAGTCCGGTGCCGGGTACTCAGCCCCGGGCGGTCAGCACCAGTGGGCCGTCCTGCGTGACCGCAACGGTGTGCTCGCTGTGCGCGCCCCGCGAACCATCGGCACTGCGCAACGTCCAGCCGTCCTGATCGGTATAGATCTCGTCGGTCGACTCCATCAGCCATGGTTCGATCGCGATCACCAGCCCCGGCTGCAGCTTGAGTCCGCGACCGGGCCGACCGTCGTTGGGCACGTGCGGTTCGCCGTGCATCGTGCGGCCGACACCGTGTCCACCGAACTGAGTGTTCACCCGGTAGCCGGCTGCCTTGCAAACCTCCGCGATGGACGCAGAAATGTCGCCGAGCTTGTTACCCACAGTCGCCGCTGCAATGCCGGCTTCGAGCGCCTTCTCGGTCGTCTCGATCAGACGAAGGTCCTGTGCTCGGGGCGTGCCGACGACCAGCGACAGCGCCGAGTCCGACACCCACCCGTCGATCGACACCGCGAAGTCGACGCTGAGCAGGTCACCCTCGGCCAGGACGTAGTCGTGCGGCAGACCGTGCAGCACCGCATCGTTGACGCTGGTGCACAGCACCTTGCCGAACGGGCTCGCCCCGAAGCTCGGGTGGTAGTCGATATAGCACGACTCTCCCCCGGCGTCCCGAATCATCTTGTGCGCCAACGCATCCAGTTCGAGCAGGTTGACGCCGACGTCCGCCTTCTCCCGCAGCGCGGTGAGCACCTCAGCGACGAGCCGACCGGCCGGACGCATCTGTTCGAGCTCCTTGGCGGAGCGGAGTTCTATCACTTTTCGAGCCAATCGGCGTAGGCGTCGAAGGTGTAGTCGCGTCCGAGGAAGTCGCGCACCAGTTCAGCAGCGTCCTTGCGTCCGCCCATGCCGAGCACCGTCTCCCGGTACCGGGTCGCGACGTCCTGGTCGAACAGGTCGCCGGCATCGAAGGCGCTGAACATGTCCTTGGCGATGACCAGCGACCACATGTAGGTGTAGTAACCCGAGCCATATCCGTCGAGGTGGCCGAACGAGCAGTGGAAGTGGTTGTCCGGCAACGGCGGGAAGACGGAGTACTTGCGCTGCGTCTGCTGCAGATAGGACGTCATGTCCTCGGGCCGGTCGACGTGCAGCCCAAGGGACACCGCCGCGTAGAACATCTGCGTCCGCGCCATGAAGCCCTTGCCGAACTCGTCGGCTTCCTTCATGCGTGCGACCAGGTCGGCCGGGATCGGCTCGCCCTCGTCGTTGGTGGCGAACGTCGCGAGAACGCTTGCGTCCCAAGCCCATTCCTCGAGCATCTGGCTCGGTGCTTCGACGAAGTCCCACTCGGTGGCGACACCGGAGAAGCGGTTCCACTGCTGTGCCTGACCGCCCACCACGTGGTGAACGAGGTGACCGAACTCGTGGAAGAGCGTGACGACCTCGTCGTGCTCCATGAGCCCGCGGCTGAAGTTGCAGACCAGCACTCCCTCGGGCAGTTGCACACCGTCGACACCACTCACCAGCGTGAACTGTGCAGCGTGCTTGAACTTGCCCTCGCGCGGGTGCAGGTCGAGGTAGATCCGGCCGATGCGTTCGCCGTCCTTGAGGACGTCGTAGCCGGTGACGTCCGCGTGCCACACGGTGGCCTCCGGGACGGCTTTCCATTCCAGACCGAACAACCGACCGGTCACGTCGAGCAGGCCCTGCCGGACGCGGTCGAACCGGAAGTAGGTTCGGGTCAGCTGCGCGTCGACGTCGTGCTGCTCCTTGCGCACCAATTCCGAGTAGTACGCCGTGTCGACGGCAGTGACGTCCTCGACGTCCGGGTGGTCCTGGTGCAGTCGATCGAGCAGGGTCTGCTTGTCGGCGAGCGCTCGGTCGTTCGCGGCGTCGGTGATCTTGTCGATGAAGGTACGGATCTCCTTGCCCTCACCGATCATCTTCACCTCGGCATCGAAGTCGGCCCAGTTGGCGTACCCGAGAAGTTCGGCGTGCTCCTGGCGAAGAGCGAAAAGCCGTTGCAGCACAGCGTCATTGGCCGGCCACGCGATGTTGCTGCGCTCGTGCGTCATTGCCTGACGAACGGTGCGGTCGGCGCAGAAGGTCATCAGCGGGACGGAGTCGGGGTAGTCGGTGGTGACCGTGACCGTGCCGTCCGGACCTGCCGGGTGGGCATCGAGCCAGTCCTGCGGCATACCGGCGAGCTGCTCCGGTGCGACGGTGATGGAGCGGACGCCGTCGCGGATGTTCTTGCCGAACTCCTGCCCGGCCTTCAGTACCTCCTGCGCAAGCTGACGCAGGCGCTCACGGTCGGCCTCGGACTTGTCGACGCCTGCGCGGCGGAAGTCGCGCCGGGTGAGTTCGAGCAGGCGCTGGGCGTCGGGGTCGCCGCCCGGATCAGCCGCGTCGAGCACCGCGAACAGTTCGCTGTCGAGACCGAGCTCCGTGGAGTATGCGTCGACGCGTTGCATCGCCTCGTCGGCGGCGTCACGTACGCCCGCGTCCGGGTGCACCTCGGAGAACAAGGACGATGCGGCCGCAGCGTTACCGAGCTCGATCTGCACCGCGTTCCAGGTCGCGAGCACGTCCTTGACCGAGCCGTCCTTCAGTCGCTCGACGAGGGTCTTGGCGTCATCCAGAGCACCGTCGCAGCGGTCGGTCAGCCAGTCGAGAGCGTCGTCGGTGGGCAGGGCAAGCGGAGTCGAAGTCACGTCCGCCAGCCTAACCGCGCCGGCGCGGTGGCAAGCGACTGCCGGACCTCAGGGACGCGGAGTGAGGGTCGAGATCATCTTCATGACCTCGGCATCGCTAGGCACCTGCTTGCCGCCCTGGTCCCGCACCAACATCCATACGGTCGATTTGGTCCCGACCGGCACCGCAACGGCGAACACATCCGAGCGCACCGCGTTGCAGTTCTTGCCACCAGGGGCGCCGTTCGTAGCCGTCGTTCGAGCAAGAGTCGCCATGAAGCCGTTCACCCGCACCGACGTCACCTTCGGCGCGGCCGGCACCGGTCCCGCTGAGCCGTCGGCCTTCGTCCCGATCGTCTTGGCCATGCGCGTGGCGGCGTCCGTCGCAGCGCTGCTCGGAGGATCGCTCACCTGTCCCCGCAGACCGACCGCGGTCGTGGGAGCACTCGGCTCGGTCGCGCAGCTCCCGGATCCCTGCGTCGCGGCGGAGTGGACTCCGAACAGGTTGGGGCTCTGCAGACCCTCGGCGTTCTGCTGTCCCCAGATGACGTTCGGCACCTGCTTCCAGCCGGCAGGCACCGAGTAGGCGACCTTGTCCGCGGGCTTTCCCTGGACCACCTGCCAGCCGGGAACAACGGAAGGGTTCGGTCCGGTCGGTGACGAGGTGCTGGGTGAGGACGTCTGTTGCACAGACGAAC
This is a stretch of genomic DNA from Yimella lutea. It encodes these proteins:
- a CDS encoding MarR family winged helix-turn-helix transcriptional regulator codes for the protein MHQERITDSTDAHLDVWSAMFSDDDGRDRETEGVLNRVVRLKNESDRRLREVLQNDPLSLDEYMTLHVLVGGQTKGRPRSTPAQLADLAGVSRAGMTGRLDKLERSGLVTRTPDTDDRRSVIVEITAKGREAWERIANRWSGEDVRMLEGLSVEELRELNALLRKAFHTIESRRDS
- the map gene encoding type I methionyl aminopeptidase encodes the protein MIELRSAKELEQMRPAGRLVAEVLTALREKADVGVNLLELDALAHKMIRDAGGESCYIDYHPSFGASPFGKVLCTSVNDAVLHGLPHDYVLAEGDLLSVDFAVSIDGWVSDSALSLVVGTPRAQDLRLIETTEKALEAGIAAATVGNKLGDISASIAEVCKAAGYRVNTQFGGHGVGRTMHGEPHVPNDGRPGRGLKLQPGLVIAIEPWLMESTDEIYTDQDGWTLRSADGSRGAHSEHTVAVTQDGPLVLTARG
- a CDS encoding M3 family metallopeptidase, with protein sequence MTSTPLALPTDDALDWLTDRCDGALDDAKTLVERLKDGSVKDVLATWNAVQIELGNAAAASSLFSEVHPDAGVRDAADEAMQRVDAYSTELGLDSELFAVLDAADPGGDPDAQRLLELTRRDFRRAGVDKSEADRERLRQLAQEVLKAGQEFGKNIRDGVRSITVAPEQLAGMPQDWLDAHPAGPDGTVTVTTDYPDSVPLMTFCADRTVRQAMTHERSNIAWPANDAVLQRLFALRQEHAELLGYANWADFDAEVKMIGEGKEIRTFIDKITDAANDRALADKQTLLDRLHQDHPDVEDVTAVDTAYYSELVRKEQHDVDAQLTRTYFRFDRVRQGLLDVTGRLFGLEWKAVPEATVWHADVTGYDVLKDGERIGRIYLDLHPREGKFKHAAQFTLVSGVDGVQLPEGVLVCNFSRGLMEHDEVVTLFHEFGHLVHHVVGGQAQQWNRFSGVATEWDFVEAPSQMLEEWAWDASVLATFATNDEGEPIPADLVARMKEADEFGKGFMARTQMFYAAVSLGLHVDRPEDMTSYLQQTQRKYSVFPPLPDNHFHCSFGHLDGYGSGYYTYMWSLVIAKDMFSAFDAGDLFDQDVATRYRETVLGMGGRKDAAELVRDFLGRDYTFDAYADWLEK